In the Naumovozyma dairenensis CBS 421 chromosome 4, complete genome genome, one interval contains:
- the NDAI0D02560 gene encoding uncharacterized protein (similar to Saccharomyces cerevisiae RTT107 (YHR154W); ancestral locus Anc_5.94) yields the protein MERSALENLNILFIDVDFDLDFGPNDSTTYASENKPRWYEESISNLPRSHYHVLNSDDIPVLWPEFTFNDWKKWFLEKFNHHQEEIHIIVSNTINLPFYKMVTYDLMIPVVSIYWLEQVLARSSALDNANTNNTKLFLKFNNFSPSDGNQLLPFKDEIFYISKSSVTKLEYIFYSKLIQYMGGTMTDLLSTSVTKIVTNDPNDMVCTTINSMEYHDDHKNITLFKEKSNIMFILPCYIIYIFQKIILFQDHNDDNSNDTIPIEEFKLNSNEDDFKKSLVKSNNLWKQILKLKKNTTSGDGKKSQIFKNLYVTVSKSMSKDFNINLQKFITKLIRYHYGKITTKLTDPRTDTLITSTAMDPTYKDCLSTNAKNKCNFIGTPFWILDMHYQATFRSPLENIFWSPIKHLSSSSSSSLKKKNTRFNISYTGFFGLQRLYIHNLILLLNANPMPQLSTKLTTHLISKFDPIETHDNNKKLKIATARGIKIVSSFWLEDSYVKNNGQLIDESQISKYQEFHSKRVLAQIHMNETTYLLSASINDKDEGKNTNNDDGMQTEIQGILQSINENNEVYSMAENIVKESNVVASVIDKEKETDIEIDDDSLEKLRAVEPITKDANDDGLQTGRVAKFRYEGEKDNSKKQERIVESINEEQQVAEQEHDRINEDEDIIITQELLAPLIEHDEMAVNVHVDVSRQLNIQDGELEVISSSQDSHSNDVISNKVIEGKNETEEQDDQSNDDTNRSHSHSNIVTSSPPNAAVDKPVSNNIMSTNKLKKPSPSTKNELVVNTSLEVETTPPMDDNDNSSTTTPIYSMSYPIHDERKDERDKASTISESVKNIFTETPIPTLAPLTSKDDSNHENSSITDNIVGRQEEMDDKYPIEMENAHITEQEAKWNRLKRTYSISKGKEGNEFEDSDRSMTKRTKKIKSDKKNSEFEDDSEIDRYLFDHLSKAAFLHLPLYDIDAIPTNCLEDITPFETKVLNRLGIRIYFTINSENMNTLNGIIAPKKSRTIKFLKSYSFQPLRYLLLPNFIYDVLKALRQGKRKDDKKNHHYNKLIEPSGVINGDESDSNNLNVEFVDKYFIPNLDIPAQKIYEMTQLKGKLFERYGITNANIFQDITGGVETISSILRSHGIRHINVLKKNTNFAKSDLMRNVQESNNGSIDMLRLNPRTYGENDEPKEQVNVEYLLIAQKSSQIKAFKRVMTKSQSGTDYNGDGNNNMKDAAQESENDRQHVNEASQNASSEDAMATIKMTRVSMAVDWNWCVNSIFSLSCDFKPDNPHVLYALRSPDEPIN from the coding sequence ATGGAGAGAAGTgctttggaaaatttaaatatacTATTCATCGATGTCGATTTCGATCTCGACTTCGGTCCCAATGATAGTACTACATATGCTTCAGAAAACAAACCCAGATGGTACGAAGAAAGTATCTCAAACTTACCAAGATCCCATTACCATGTCTTAAATAGTGATGATATCCCCGTACTTTGGCCTGAATTTACATTCAATGATTGGAAAAAATGgtttttagaaaaattcaaccatcatcaagaagaaattcatATCATTGTCTCAAATACAATTAATTTAccattttacaaaatggTAACATATGATCTTATGATTCCCGTAGTATCAATCTATTGGTTGGAACAAGTTCTTGCCAGATCATCAGCACTAGATAATGCCAATACCAACAACACTAAgttatttttgaaatttaacAACTTTTCTCCATCAGATGGTAATcaattattaccattcaAAGATGAAATCTTTTACATCTCCAAGTCATCTGTCACTAAATTGGAATACATTTTCTATTCTAAATTAATTCAATACATGGGAGGTACTATGACTGATTTACTATCAACATCTGTCACCAAAATAGTTACAAATGATCCAAATGACATGGTTTGTACCACGATTAATTCCATGGAATATCATGACGACCATAAGAACATAACTTTATTCAAagagaaatcaaatataatgTTCATCTTACCATGTTATATAATCTATATTTTCCAGaaaattatattgtttCAAGATCATAATGACGataatagtaatgataCAATcccaattgaagaatttaaattGAACTCGAATGAAGATGACTTCAAGAAATCACTGGttaaatcaaataatttatggaaacaaatattgaaacttaaaaaaaataccaCCTCAGGCGATGGTAAGAAATCacaaatttttaaaaatcTTTATGTAACAGTTTCCAAATCAATGAGTAAAGATTTCAATATAAATCTACAGAAattcattacaaaattaATAAGGTATCATTATGGGAAAATCACCACAAAACTAACAGATCCAAGAACAGACACATTAATAACATCTACAGCAATGGATCCAACATATAAAGATTGCCTTTCAACCAATGcgaaaaataaatgtaaCTTCATAGGAACACCATTTTGGATCCTTGATATGCATTATCAAGCAACATTTAGATCACCATTAGAGAACATTTTTTGGTCCCCCATTAAACActtatcatcttcatcttcatcatcattgaagaagaaaaatacgAGATTTAATATCTCATATACGGGATTCTTCGGATTACAAAGATTGTATATACATAACTTAATACTATTATTGAATGCTAACCCGATGCCTCAATTATCAACAAAATTGACCACTCATCTAATTTCTAAATTTGATCCCATTGAAACCcatgataacaataaaaaattgaaaattgcAACTGCCCGTGGTATCAAGATTGTAAGTTCATTTTGGTTAGAAGATTCTTATGTCAAGAACAATGGTCAATTGATTGATGAGTCgcaaatttcaaaatatcagGAGTTTCATTCTAAGAGAGTTTTGGCACAGATTCATATGAATGAGACAACATATTTATTGAGTGCAAGTATCAACGACAAAGATGAAGGGAAGAACAccaataatgatgatggaaTGCAAACAGAAATACAAGGGATACTTCAGTCTATTAACGAGAATAATGAAGTTTATTCTATGGCCGAAAATATTGTGAAGGAGTCAAATGTTGTTGCATCAGTCATTgataaagagaaagaaacaGATATCGAGATCGATGATGATTCTCTTGAAAAGCTAAGGGCTGTAGAACCAATAACTAAAGATgcaaatgatgatggtcTCCAGACAGGAAGAGTTGCTAAATTCAGATATGAAGGGGAGAAAGATAATTCAAAGAAGCAAGAAAGAATCGTTGAATCTATTAACGAAGAACAACAGGTTGCGGAACAAGAACATGACAGAATAAATGAGGACGaagatattataataaCTCAAGAACTTCTTGCCCCATTAATTGAACATGATGAAATGGCTGTTAATGTTCATGTTGATGTATCGCGacaattaaatattcaagatGGTGAGTTGGAagtaatatcatcatcacaaGATTCTCATTCAAATGATGTCATTTCTAATAAAGTCattgaaggaaaaaatgaaacagaagaacaagatgaTCAATCTAACGATGATACTAACAGAAGTCATAGTCACTCTAATATAGTTACCTCATCGCCTCCTAATGCAGCAGTCGATAAGCCAGTGtccaataatataatgtCGACGAACAAGCTCAAAAAGCCATCTCCATCTACTAAGAATGAGCTTGTTGTCAATACATCCCTAGAGGTTGAAACCACTCCTCCCAtggatgataatgataatagtAGTACAACTACACCAATTTATTCCATGTCCTATCCTATTCATGATGAAAGGAAGGACGAAAGGGACAAAGCCAGTACTATAAGTGAAAGCGTAAAGAATATCTTTACCGAGACACCCATACCGACTTTGGCACCTTTGACTTCGAAGGACGATAGTAATCATGAAAATTCTAGTATTACTGATAATATAGTCGGAAGGCAAGAAGAAATGGATGATAAATATCCCATTGAGATGGAAAATGCACATATTACAGAACAAGAGGCCAAATGGAATAGATTGAAGAGAACATACTCAATTTCGAAGGGAAAAGAAGGCAATGAGTTTGAAGATAGTGATAGAAGCATGACTAAAcgaacaaagaaaataaaatctgataaaaaaaactcTGAATTTGAGGATGATTCAGAAATCGACagatatttatttgatcATTTATCCAAAGCTGCATTCCTTCATTTACCATTATATGACATTGATGCTATCCCAACTAATTGTCTTGAAGATATTACTCCATTTGAAACCAAAGTGTTAAACCGACTTGGTATAAGGATTTATTTTACAATTAATTCAGAAAACATGAATACATTGAATGGTATTATAGCGCcaaagaaatcaagaactatcaaatttttgaaaagttaTAGTTTCCAACCGTTACGATATTTATTACTACCCAATTTCATTTATGATGTATTGAAGGCTTTACGCCAGGGCAAGAGAAAAGATGATAAGAAGAACcatcattataataaaCTAATAGAACCAAGTGGTGTTATCAATGGAGACGAAAGTGATAGTAATAACCTCAATGTTGAATTtgttgataaatattttattccaAATCTTGATATTCCTGCtcaaaaaatttatgaaaTGACGCAATTAAAGGGTAAATTGTTTGAAAGATATGGAATCACTAATGCGaatattttccaagataTTACAGGTGGAGTGGAAActatatcatcaatattacGATCACATGGGATACGTCACATCAATGtgttaaagaaaaatacgAATTTCGCTAAATCCGATCTAATGAGAAACGTTCAAGAAAGTAATAATGGTAGTATTGATATGTTGAGGTTAAATCCAAGAACCTACGGGGAAAATGATGAACCAAAAGAACAAGTAAATGTTGAATATTTGTTAATAGCTCAGAAATCTTCCCAAATCAAGGCATTCAAGCGTGTTATGACTAAAAGCCAAAGTGGCACAGATTATAATGGTGACGGTAATAACAATATGAAAGACGCTGCACAAGAAAGTGAAAATGATCGTCAACATGTCAACGAAGCAAGCCAAAATGCTAGTAGCGAAGACGCAATGGCGACTATCAAAATGACCAGAGTGTCAATGGCTGTTGATTGGAATTGGTGTGTtaattccattttttcattaagtTGTGACTTCAAACCCGATAACCCCCATGTATTGTACGCACTCCGGAGTCCGGATGAGCCAATCAATTGA
- the YHB1 gene encoding flavohemoglobin (similar to Saccharomyces cerevisiae YHB1 (YGR234W); ancestral locus Anc_5.93): MLSEQTRTIVKATVPVLEQQGAVITRCFYKNMLGEHTELLNIFNRVNQKKGAQPTALATTVLAAAKNIDDLTPLLEHVKQIGHKHRALQIKPEHYPIVGEYLLKAIKEVLGDAATPEIINAWGEAYGEIANVFISVEKEMYDEAAWKGWEEFTVVDKELVADDIYQFTVQPVDSTKVNLKNLPIVAGQYITVNTHPIRQDNHYDALRHYSICSISDQGGLKFGVKLESSQNNNPVGLVSEFLHKDVKVGDKLKLSAPAGDFALNEKLIKQNDIPLVLLSAGVGVTPILSMLEKQISVNPERPIYWIQSAYDDGHLAFKKQVNALLEKAPNHKKSVVLTNTSKPIDAEFLKANVPAHADVYLCGSLGFMQTMIDHFGILEHKADMIHYEPFGPKMSTIKV; this comes from the coding sequence atgcTATCTGAACAAACACGTACTATCGTCAAAGCTACCGTACCAGTCTTAGAACAACAAGGTGCTGTTATCACCCGTTGTTTTTACAAGAACATGTTAGGTGAACACACTGAATTACTAAACATTTTCAACAGAGTAAACCAAAAGAAAGGTGCCCAACCAACCGCTTTAGCCACCACAGTCTTAGCTGCCGCAAAGAACATTGATGATTTGACTCCTCTATTGGAACATGTTAAGCAAATCGGTCACAAACATCGTGCTTTACAAATCAAACCAGAACATTACCCAATCGTTGGTGAATACTTATTGAAAGCCATCAAGGAAGTCTTAGGTGATGCTGCTACTCCAGAAATCATTAACGCATGGGGTGAAGCATACGGTGAAATCGCTAACGTTTTCATCTCagttgaaaaggaaatgtACGATGAAGCTGCTTGGAAAGGTTGGGAAGAATTCACAGTTGTCGACAAAGAATTAGTCGCGGATGATATCTATCAATTCACTGTTCAACCTGTTGATTCTACTAAGgttaatttgaaaaatttaccAATCGTCGCTGGTCAATATATTACTGTTAATACTCATCCAATTAGACAAGATAACCATTACGATGCTTTAAGACATTATTCTATTTGTTCTATAAGTGATCAAGGTGGGTTGAAGTTTGGTGTTAAATTAGAATCTtctcaaaataataatccaGTTGGGTTAGTCTCTGAATTTTTACATAAGGATGTTAAAGTTGGTgacaaattgaaattaagCGCCCCAGCTGGTGATTTCgcattgaatgaaaaattaatcaaaCAAAATGATATCCCATTAGTCTTATTATCTGCAGGTGTTGGTGTCACTCCAATCTTATCCATGTTAGAAAAGCAAATTTCTGTTAACCCAGAAAGACCAATCTATTGGATTCAATCTGCTTACGATGACGGTCACTTAGCTTTCAAGAAACAAGTAAATGCTCTATTAGAAAAGGCTCCAAATCATAAGAAAAGTGTTGTTTTGACTAATACTTCAAAGCCAATTGATGCTGAATTCTTAAAGGCTAACGTCCCAGCTCATGCTGATGTTTACTTATGTGGTTCTCTAGGTTTTATGCAAACTATGATTGACCATTTCGGTATTTTGGAACATAAGGCTGATATGATTCATTACGAACCATTTGGCCCAAAGATGTCTACCATCAAGGTTTAA
- the MIC26 gene encoding Mic26p (similar to Saccharomyces cerevisiae YGR235C; ancestral locus Anc_5.92) translates to MEINFYREPDLVKEGVIPSADTIDLTAAKNDDTTPQLKIQKKTQEILGDNNLIDGISIRNPNYLNDYIRSQRTKLAGFVEKTNGKINDATSRYIDKEQNITTTIKDLHTNPEEKLLPGLSYTAVAFMTGSILVSKRNFMLRYTVPMVLGISCFSIVMPCTFNNVKHLTYNLENKYMPNFTRRQDMINDKIRKNAAFIRSSMVKNMDIISKPFYKLQGYLPKWMNDTSK, encoded by the coding sequence ATGGAAATTAACTTTTATAGAGAACCAGATTTAGTTAAAGAAGGAGTCATACCAAGTGCAGACACGATTGATTTGACTGCTGCGAAGAATGATGATACAACTCCTCAGCTAaagattcaaaaaaaaactcAAGAAATACTCGGTGATAATAATCTAATTGATGGTATTTCAATTCGCAatccaaattatttaaatgattatATTCGTTCACAAAGGACGAAATTAGCAGGTTTTGTTGAAAAGACCAATGGGAAGATAAATGATGCGACATCACGATATATTgataaagaacaaaatatCACTACTACTATAAAAGATTTACATACAAATCCTGAGGAAAAATTACTACCTGGCTTATCATATACCGCGGTTGCATTTATGACTGGGTCAATATTAGTTAGTAAAAGGAACTTCATGCTTAGATATACTGTTCCTATGGTTTTGGGGATATCATGTTTTAGTATTGTTATGCCATGTACTTTTAACAATGTTAAACACTTAACatataatttagaaaataaatatatgcCTAATTTTACTAGAAGGCAAGATATGATTAATGACAAGATTAGGAAAAATGCCGCATTCATACGTTCATCTATGGTTAAAAATATGGATATTATTTCGAAGCCGTTTTATAAATTACAAGGATACCTCCCTAAGTGGATGAATGATACATCGAAGTGA
- the NDAI0D02590 gene encoding uncharacterized protein (similar to Saccharomyces cerevisiae YGR237C; ancestral locus Anc_5.90): MATPKFIKHISFDDLSPSLVDSQATELKKGNYHIGLNNHFIHIPPQYNPLYKTRSTLEDQSSDSEQRETRPIITDVEHQTYKPKSQMQVPTMYSHLFNDKVDMSTSLTRSRSESPMQARRRQRAEMYGAKLPPPPSKPVLRKDSTIHFSGDVDDPSRIEDIDIADLDAETEMKMTKITQDNTAKNSGSKHGYTQELFSNLNEVEDRIENRSRRASVDDPDKKRTKSFAGMSDEELAQLENFYISKGRSNKSNLTDYDFGEQASSAHWVGDKGSSNGNIPVLSKTMYDSLTLTYPSRPSVNYRAISMTSQHSDFESYLTRVKEELASKEKESLTALRTVCCYISGRRFTWSTLDWFVENMAKDGDHLVIMTVVPEFEELVEKSLHSIYKERINSTGSSPSLTRSGASSFKESKNESKVSTGLYIEAIYEEARKKCREILDYYVKRLVNKNKIMRVTIEMVKNNSSKKAVSAIEGLYKPSFQLFSTVSTNIQIKFRNGYVKFPFFIMKHFFIPVFIIPFEFIDPHLLMERDEENQNTTKTSDNYQLKRKDRLKWLDNLIAKTLKNPFSTAAVDSKPVASDDEELSDNSVTGYFPVSKEQKYKIDLFERMGYVRPVSSRALLLQNNDIVFDKDGKKITQTSSRTSRRSSRIQFNDGGIYKVKSLIDGADMTHDSGKNYDNINRSSKSNEIRKTKSSASGTLHHHDHLLPTVSPSYGKLPRVQNGHMHLAKVKSSESQKTKHKNVRGTSTSKTSTSKTPTTSKPSEKKKSKKSFGSMFKKVFSSK, translated from the coding sequence ATGGCAACCCCGAAATTCATCAAGCACATATCCtttgatgatttatcaCCGTCCCTTGTAGATAGCCAAGCTacagaattgaaaaagggTAATTATCACATTGGTCTGAACAATCACTTCATCCATATCCCACCACAGTACAACCCGCTTTATAAAACAAGGAGTACTCTTGAAGATCAATCGTCTGATTCAGAACAGCGAGAGACAAGaccaataataacagaTGTCGAACATCAAACTTATAAACCAAAATCACAAATGCAGGTCCCAACGATGTATAGTCatcttttcaatgataaaGTAGATATGAGTACATCTTTGACTAGAAGTAGAAGTGAATCACCTATGCAAGCGAGAAGACGTCAAAGAGCAGAAATGTATGGGGCTAAACTGCCCCCTCCTCCTAGTAAGCCCGTCTTGAGGAAAGATAGTACTATTCATTTTAGTGGGGATGTGGATGATCCTTCTAGgattgaagatattgatattgCTGATCTGGATGCGGAAActgaaatgaaaatgacGAAAATTACGCAGGATAATACTGCAAAGAATTCTGGTTCTAAACATGGTTATACGCAGGAATTGTTCTCAAATTTAAATGAGGTGGAAGATAGGATTGAGAATAGAAGTAGACGAGCCTCTGTCGATGATCCCGATAAGAAAAGAACTAAATCATTTGCAGGGATGAGTGATGAGGAATTAGCTCAATTAGAGaatttttatatttctAAAGGAAgatcaaataaatcaaacCTGACCGATTATGATTTTGGTGAACAAGCTTCCTCTGCTCATTGGGTGGGGGATAAAGGTTCAAGTAATGGGAATATACCTGTTCTTAGCAAAACTATGTATGATTCATTGACATTAACTTATCCATCAAGACCATCCGTTAATTATCGTGCCATCTCAATGACTTCACAGCATTCGGATTTTGAAAGTTATCTTACAAGAGTTAAGGAGGAATTAGCTTCTAAGGAGAAGGAATCATTGACTGCATTAAGAACAGTTTGTTGTTATATATCTGGAAGACGTTTCACATGGTCGACTTTGGATTGGTTTGTAGAAAATATGGCTAAAGATGGCGATCATCTAGTAATAATGACAGTAGTACCAGagtttgaagaattagTGGAAAAATCATTACATTCGATATATAAGGAAAGAATAAATTCAACTGGATCTAGTCCGTCTCTTACACGTAGTGGtgcatcatcatttaaagaatcaaaaaatgaaagtaaAGTATCAACAGGTTTGTATATTGAAGCCATCTATGAAGAGGCAAGGAAAAAATGTCGTGAAATATTAGATTATTATGTTAAAAGATTAgtcaataaaaataaaattatgaGGGTGACAATCGAGATggttaaaaataattctaGTAAGAAAGCTGTAAGTGCAATTGAAGGTTTATACAAACCAAGTTTCCAATTATTCAGTACTGTTAGTACGAACattcaaattaaatttaGAAATGGGTATGTTAAATTcccatttttcattatgaagcatttttttattcctgtatttattatcccctttgaatttattgatccgcatttattaatggaaagagatgaagaaaatcaaaatacAACCAAGACTAGTGataattatcaattgaaaagaaaagatagATTAAAATGGTTAGATAATCTTATAGCAAAGACGCTAAAGAATCCTTTTAGTACGGCAGCTGTAGATAGTAAACCAGTTGCTTCAGATGACGAGGAATTATCAGATAATTCCGTTACAGGATATTTCCCTGTCTCTAAGGAacaaaaatacaaaattgACCTATTTGAACGTATGGGTTACGTTAGACCTGTTTCGTCAAgagcattattattacaaaacaatgatattgtttttgaCAAAGACGGTAAAAAGATTACACAAACTAGTTCAAGGACTTCAAGACGTAGTTCCAGAATTCAGTTTAATGATGGTGGGATTTATAAAGTCAAATCCTTGATTGATGGAGCCGATATGACGCATGACAGCGGGAAAAActatgataatattaatcGGAGTAGTAAAAGCAACGAAATAAGAAAGACAAAATCCTCTGCAAGTGGGactcttcatcatcatgatCATTTACTTCCAACTGTATCGCCAAGTTATGGTAAATTACCGAGAGTTCAAAACGGTCATATGCATTTAGCAAAAGTTAAGAGTTCAGAGTCACAAAAGACTAAGCATAAAAATGTACGTGGAACGTCAACGAGTAAAACGTCAACAAGTAAAACGCCTACTACTTCAAAGCCAtcagaaaagaagaaatccAAAAAGTCGTTTGGATCCATGTTTAAGAAAGTGTTCAGTTCTAAATAG